In Cydia pomonella isolate Wapato2018A chromosome 1, ilCydPomo1, whole genome shotgun sequence, one genomic interval encodes:
- the LOC133516186 gene encoding MAGUK p55 subfamily member 7 isoform X2, whose translation MDTPSENWDPALTRLLSSLKEVQSGGEDVAFLSELLQSKQLHALVQVHNKIAAKGKDDKFFPLLSNAMQVTLEVLDLLGNVLSVSKEYQELLSLLQKPHFQAILCTHDAVAQKDYYPHLPDVPSDADEEEETVKIVQLVKSDEPLGGAQSAEPIVGATIKTDEETGKIVIARVMHGGAADRSGLIHAGDEVIEVNGITVENKTPADVLAILQSSEGTITFKLVPSFGKGGSRESKVRVRALFNYSSAEDPYIPCKEAGLNFKKGDVLHIVSQDDAYWWQARREGERIMRAGLIPSRALQEGRIIHERQTDPQTMEGKPALCSPTGGAGDCAPQTPCSPSPTGTALLPCKSVPKVRKVIYDITENDDFDREVIPTYEEVARLYPRPGLVRPLVLVGAPGVGRNELRRRLIATDPDKFVTPVPYTSRPPKPSEQNGKEYMFVTREAMEKDIAEGKFIEHGEYKGNLYGTTAESVETIINSGRVCVLSPHWQALKMLRTARLRPYIVFVRPPPLERLAATRAAHHARSTFDKESSRAFTEEEFADIIRSSNRINFLYGYMFDEEIVNEELAGALAQLLKAAWRVQSEPLWVPASWVQ comes from the exons atggaTACACCATCTGAGAACTGGGACCcag cACTTACCCGTCTATTGAGCTCACTGAAGGAAGTCCAATCAGGTGGTGAAGATGTAGCTTTTCTGAGTGAACTTCTACAGTCAAAGCAGCTTCATGCATTAGTTCAAGTCCACAACAAGATTGCAGCAAAAGGAAAGGATGATAAATTCTTCCCACTACTGTCAAATGCTATGCAAGTCACGCTTGAAGTTCTGGATTTATTGGGCAATGTGTTATCTGTCTCCAAAGAATATCAAGAGCTCCTGAGTCTATTACAGAAACCACACTTCCAG GCAATTTTATGCACACATGATGCTGTGGCACAGAAAGACTATTACCCCCACCTGCCTGATGTGCCATCTGATGCagatgaagaagaagaaacggTCAAAATTGTTCAGCTAGTCAAGAGTGATGAACCACTG GGTGGAGCCCAGAGTGCCGAGCCAATTGTG GGCGCGACCATCAAGACGGACGAGGAGACGGGGAAGATCGTGATAGCGCGTGTGATGCACGGCGGCGCGGCGGACCGCTCGGGGCTCATCCACGCCGGCGACGAGGTCATCGAGGTCAACGGCATCACCGTGGAGAACAAGACGCCCGCCGACGTGCTCGCCATTCTG CAAAGCTCCGAAGGCACGATAACTTTCAAACTTGTACCGTCCTTCGGCAAGGGTGGTTCGCGCGAGAGCAAAGTGAGAGTACGGGCCCTGTTCAACTACAGTTCGGCCGAAGACCCCTATATTCCTTGCAAGGAAGCGGGGCTCAACTTCAAGAAAGGTGATGTTTTGCACATCGTATCACAGGATGACGCGTACTG GTGGCAAGCGCGTCGGGAGGGGGAGCGGATCATGAGAGCCGGGCTAATACCATCGAGGGCTTTGCAGGAAGGTCGGATCATCCATGAAAGGCAAACCGACCCACAGACAATGGAAG GAAAGCCGGCGCTGTGCAGCCCGACAGGCGGAGCCGGGGACTGCGCGCCTCAGACGCCGTGCTCGCCCTCGCCGACCGGCACCGCGCTGCTGCCCTGCAAGTCCGTGCCCAAAGTCAGGAAGGTCATATACGACATCACGGAGAACGATGACTTCGACCGCGAG GTGATACCGACATACGAGGAGGTGGCGCGGCTGTACCCGCGGCCGGGGCTGGTGCGGCCGCTGGTGCTGGTGGGCGCGCCGGGCGTCGGCCGCAACGAGCTCCGCCGGAGGCTCATCGCCACCGACCCCGACAAGTTCGTCACTCCCGTGCCGT ACACATCCAGACCGCCAAAGCCAAGCGAGCAGAACGGCAAAGAGTACATGTTCGTGACGCGAGAAGCCATGGAGAAGGACATCGCGGAGGGCAAGTTCATCGAGCACGGCGAGTACAAGGGCAACCTGTACGGCACCACCGCGGAGAGCGTCGAAACCATCATCAACTCAG GTCGCGTGTGCGTGCTGAGCCCGCACTGGCAGGCGCTGAAGATGCTGCGCACGGCGCGGCTGCGGCCCTACATCGTGTTCGTGCGGCCGCCGCCGCTCGAGCGCCTCGCCGCCACGCGCGCCGCGCACCACGCGCGCTCCACCTTCGACAAGGAGAGCTCCCGTGCCTTCACG GAGGAAGAGTTCGCCGACATCATCCGGTCGTCGAACCGCATCAACTTCCTGTACGGCTACATGTTCGACGAGGAGATCGTGAACGAGGAGCTGGCCGGCGCGCTCGCGCAGCTGCTGAAGGCGGCCTGGCGCGTGCAGTCCGAGCCGCTCTGGGTGCCCGCCTCCTGGGTGCAATAG
- the LOC133516186 gene encoding MAGUK p55 subfamily member 7 isoform X1, with product MDTPSENWDPALTRLLSSLKEVQSGGEDVAFLSELLQSKQLHALVQVHNKIAAKGKDDKFFPLLSNAMQVTLEVLDLLGNVLSVSKEYQELLSLLQKPHFQAILCTHDAVAQKDYYPHLPDVPSDADEEEETVKIVQLVKSDEPLGGAQSAEPIVGATIKTDEETGKIVIARVMHGGAADRSGLIHAGDEVIEVNGITVENKTPADVLAILQSSEGTITFKLVPSFGKGGSRESKVRVRALFNYSSAEDPYIPCKEAGLNFKKGDVLHIVSQDDAYWWQARREGERIMRAGLIPSRALQEGRIIHERQTDPQTMEGKPALCSPTGGAGDCAPQTPCSPSPTGTALLPCKSVPKVRKVIYDITENDDFDREVIPTYEEVARLYPRPGLVRPLVLVGAPGVGRNELRRRLIATDPDKFVTPVPYTSRPPKPSEQNGKEYMFVTREAMEKDIAEGKFIEHGEYKGNLYGTTAESVETIINSGRVCVLSPHWQALKMLRTARLRPYIVFVRPPPLERLAATRAAHHARSTFDKESSRAFTVCVPSCMPTYCFVLVYGLTISTFTVLLNWMVLYEYGTKLILELDCKYYRLIIWLQPPDS from the exons atggaTACACCATCTGAGAACTGGGACCcag cACTTACCCGTCTATTGAGCTCACTGAAGGAAGTCCAATCAGGTGGTGAAGATGTAGCTTTTCTGAGTGAACTTCTACAGTCAAAGCAGCTTCATGCATTAGTTCAAGTCCACAACAAGATTGCAGCAAAAGGAAAGGATGATAAATTCTTCCCACTACTGTCAAATGCTATGCAAGTCACGCTTGAAGTTCTGGATTTATTGGGCAATGTGTTATCTGTCTCCAAAGAATATCAAGAGCTCCTGAGTCTATTACAGAAACCACACTTCCAG GCAATTTTATGCACACATGATGCTGTGGCACAGAAAGACTATTACCCCCACCTGCCTGATGTGCCATCTGATGCagatgaagaagaagaaacggTCAAAATTGTTCAGCTAGTCAAGAGTGATGAACCACTG GGTGGAGCCCAGAGTGCCGAGCCAATTGTG GGCGCGACCATCAAGACGGACGAGGAGACGGGGAAGATCGTGATAGCGCGTGTGATGCACGGCGGCGCGGCGGACCGCTCGGGGCTCATCCACGCCGGCGACGAGGTCATCGAGGTCAACGGCATCACCGTGGAGAACAAGACGCCCGCCGACGTGCTCGCCATTCTG CAAAGCTCCGAAGGCACGATAACTTTCAAACTTGTACCGTCCTTCGGCAAGGGTGGTTCGCGCGAGAGCAAAGTGAGAGTACGGGCCCTGTTCAACTACAGTTCGGCCGAAGACCCCTATATTCCTTGCAAGGAAGCGGGGCTCAACTTCAAGAAAGGTGATGTTTTGCACATCGTATCACAGGATGACGCGTACTG GTGGCAAGCGCGTCGGGAGGGGGAGCGGATCATGAGAGCCGGGCTAATACCATCGAGGGCTTTGCAGGAAGGTCGGATCATCCATGAAAGGCAAACCGACCCACAGACAATGGAAG GAAAGCCGGCGCTGTGCAGCCCGACAGGCGGAGCCGGGGACTGCGCGCCTCAGACGCCGTGCTCGCCCTCGCCGACCGGCACCGCGCTGCTGCCCTGCAAGTCCGTGCCCAAAGTCAGGAAGGTCATATACGACATCACGGAGAACGATGACTTCGACCGCGAG GTGATACCGACATACGAGGAGGTGGCGCGGCTGTACCCGCGGCCGGGGCTGGTGCGGCCGCTGGTGCTGGTGGGCGCGCCGGGCGTCGGCCGCAACGAGCTCCGCCGGAGGCTCATCGCCACCGACCCCGACAAGTTCGTCACTCCCGTGCCGT ACACATCCAGACCGCCAAAGCCAAGCGAGCAGAACGGCAAAGAGTACATGTTCGTGACGCGAGAAGCCATGGAGAAGGACATCGCGGAGGGCAAGTTCATCGAGCACGGCGAGTACAAGGGCAACCTGTACGGCACCACCGCGGAGAGCGTCGAAACCATCATCAACTCAG GTCGCGTGTGCGTGCTGAGCCCGCACTGGCAGGCGCTGAAGATGCTGCGCACGGCGCGGCTGCGGCCCTACATCGTGTTCGTGCGGCCGCCGCCGCTCGAGCGCCTCGCCGCCACGCGCGCCGCGCACCACGCGCGCTCCACCTTCGACAAGGAGAGCTCCCGTGCCTTCACGGTATGCGTCCCGAGTTGTATGCCGACTTACTGTTTTGTACTCGTTTACGGTTTAACAATCAGTACGTTCACGGTGTTGCTGAATTGGATGGTGCTGTACGAGTACGGCACTAAACTTATTTTGGAATTGGATTGTAAATATTACCGTTTAATAATCTGGTTACAGCCCCCCGATAGTTAG
- the LOC133516186 gene encoding MAGUK p55 subfamily member 7 isoform X3 → MDTPSENWDPALTRLLSSLKEVQSGGEDVAFLSELLQSKQLHALVQVHNKIAAKGKDDKFFPLLSNAMQVTLEVLDLLGNVLSVSKEYQELLSLLQKPHFQAILCTHDAVAQKDYYPHLPDVPSDADEEEETVKIVQLVKSDEPLGATIKTDEETGKIVIARVMHGGAADRSGLIHAGDEVIEVNGITVENKTPADVLAILQSSEGTITFKLVPSFGKGGSRESKVRVRALFNYSSAEDPYIPCKEAGLNFKKGDVLHIVSQDDAYWWQARREGERIMRAGLIPSRALQEGRIIHERQTDPQTMEGKPALCSPTGGAGDCAPQTPCSPSPTGTALLPCKSVPKVRKVIYDITENDDFDREVIPTYEEVARLYPRPGLVRPLVLVGAPGVGRNELRRRLIATDPDKFVTPVPYTSRPPKPSEQNGKEYMFVTREAMEKDIAEGKFIEHGEYKGNLYGTTAESVETIINSGRVCVLSPHWQALKMLRTARLRPYIVFVRPPPLERLAATRAAHHARSTFDKESSRAFTVCVPSCMPTYCFVLVYGLTISTFTVLLNWMVLYEYGTKLILELDCKYYRLIIWLQPPDS, encoded by the exons atggaTACACCATCTGAGAACTGGGACCcag cACTTACCCGTCTATTGAGCTCACTGAAGGAAGTCCAATCAGGTGGTGAAGATGTAGCTTTTCTGAGTGAACTTCTACAGTCAAAGCAGCTTCATGCATTAGTTCAAGTCCACAACAAGATTGCAGCAAAAGGAAAGGATGATAAATTCTTCCCACTACTGTCAAATGCTATGCAAGTCACGCTTGAAGTTCTGGATTTATTGGGCAATGTGTTATCTGTCTCCAAAGAATATCAAGAGCTCCTGAGTCTATTACAGAAACCACACTTCCAG GCAATTTTATGCACACATGATGCTGTGGCACAGAAAGACTATTACCCCCACCTGCCTGATGTGCCATCTGATGCagatgaagaagaagaaacggTCAAAATTGTTCAGCTAGTCAAGAGTGATGAACCACTG GGCGCGACCATCAAGACGGACGAGGAGACGGGGAAGATCGTGATAGCGCGTGTGATGCACGGCGGCGCGGCGGACCGCTCGGGGCTCATCCACGCCGGCGACGAGGTCATCGAGGTCAACGGCATCACCGTGGAGAACAAGACGCCCGCCGACGTGCTCGCCATTCTG CAAAGCTCCGAAGGCACGATAACTTTCAAACTTGTACCGTCCTTCGGCAAGGGTGGTTCGCGCGAGAGCAAAGTGAGAGTACGGGCCCTGTTCAACTACAGTTCGGCCGAAGACCCCTATATTCCTTGCAAGGAAGCGGGGCTCAACTTCAAGAAAGGTGATGTTTTGCACATCGTATCACAGGATGACGCGTACTG GTGGCAAGCGCGTCGGGAGGGGGAGCGGATCATGAGAGCCGGGCTAATACCATCGAGGGCTTTGCAGGAAGGTCGGATCATCCATGAAAGGCAAACCGACCCACAGACAATGGAAG GAAAGCCGGCGCTGTGCAGCCCGACAGGCGGAGCCGGGGACTGCGCGCCTCAGACGCCGTGCTCGCCCTCGCCGACCGGCACCGCGCTGCTGCCCTGCAAGTCCGTGCCCAAAGTCAGGAAGGTCATATACGACATCACGGAGAACGATGACTTCGACCGCGAG GTGATACCGACATACGAGGAGGTGGCGCGGCTGTACCCGCGGCCGGGGCTGGTGCGGCCGCTGGTGCTGGTGGGCGCGCCGGGCGTCGGCCGCAACGAGCTCCGCCGGAGGCTCATCGCCACCGACCCCGACAAGTTCGTCACTCCCGTGCCGT ACACATCCAGACCGCCAAAGCCAAGCGAGCAGAACGGCAAAGAGTACATGTTCGTGACGCGAGAAGCCATGGAGAAGGACATCGCGGAGGGCAAGTTCATCGAGCACGGCGAGTACAAGGGCAACCTGTACGGCACCACCGCGGAGAGCGTCGAAACCATCATCAACTCAG GTCGCGTGTGCGTGCTGAGCCCGCACTGGCAGGCGCTGAAGATGCTGCGCACGGCGCGGCTGCGGCCCTACATCGTGTTCGTGCGGCCGCCGCCGCTCGAGCGCCTCGCCGCCACGCGCGCCGCGCACCACGCGCGCTCCACCTTCGACAAGGAGAGCTCCCGTGCCTTCACGGTATGCGTCCCGAGTTGTATGCCGACTTACTGTTTTGTACTCGTTTACGGTTTAACAATCAGTACGTTCACGGTGTTGCTGAATTGGATGGTGCTGTACGAGTACGGCACTAAACTTATTTTGGAATTGGATTGTAAATATTACCGTTTAATAATCTGGTTACAGCCCCCCGATAGTTAG
- the LOC133516186 gene encoding MAGUK p55 subfamily member 7 isoform X4, with amino-acid sequence MDTPSENWDPALTRLLSSLKEVQSGGEDVAFLSELLQSKQLHALVQVHNKIAAKGKDDKFFPLLSNAMQVTLEVLDLLGNVLSVSKEYQELLSLLQKPHFQAILCTHDAVAQKDYYPHLPDVPSDADEEEETVKIVQLVKSDEPLGATIKTDEETGKIVIARVMHGGAADRSGLIHAGDEVIEVNGITVENKTPADVLAILQSSEGTITFKLVPSFGKGGSRESKVRVRALFNYSSAEDPYIPCKEAGLNFKKGDVLHIVSQDDAYWWQARREGERIMRAGLIPSRALQEGRIIHERQTDPQTMEGKPALCSPTGGAGDCAPQTPCSPSPTGTALLPCKSVPKVRKVIYDITENDDFDREVIPTYEEVARLYPRPGLVRPLVLVGAPGVGRNELRRRLIATDPDKFVTPVPYTSRPPKPSEQNGKEYMFVTREAMEKDIAEGKFIEHGEYKGNLYGTTAESVETIINSGRVCVLSPHWQALKMLRTARLRPYIVFVRPPPLERLAATRAAHHARSTFDKESSRAFTEEEFADIIRSSNRINFLYGYMFDEEIVNEELAGALAQLLKAAWRVQSEPLWVPASWVQ; translated from the exons atggaTACACCATCTGAGAACTGGGACCcag cACTTACCCGTCTATTGAGCTCACTGAAGGAAGTCCAATCAGGTGGTGAAGATGTAGCTTTTCTGAGTGAACTTCTACAGTCAAAGCAGCTTCATGCATTAGTTCAAGTCCACAACAAGATTGCAGCAAAAGGAAAGGATGATAAATTCTTCCCACTACTGTCAAATGCTATGCAAGTCACGCTTGAAGTTCTGGATTTATTGGGCAATGTGTTATCTGTCTCCAAAGAATATCAAGAGCTCCTGAGTCTATTACAGAAACCACACTTCCAG GCAATTTTATGCACACATGATGCTGTGGCACAGAAAGACTATTACCCCCACCTGCCTGATGTGCCATCTGATGCagatgaagaagaagaaacggTCAAAATTGTTCAGCTAGTCAAGAGTGATGAACCACTG GGCGCGACCATCAAGACGGACGAGGAGACGGGGAAGATCGTGATAGCGCGTGTGATGCACGGCGGCGCGGCGGACCGCTCGGGGCTCATCCACGCCGGCGACGAGGTCATCGAGGTCAACGGCATCACCGTGGAGAACAAGACGCCCGCCGACGTGCTCGCCATTCTG CAAAGCTCCGAAGGCACGATAACTTTCAAACTTGTACCGTCCTTCGGCAAGGGTGGTTCGCGCGAGAGCAAAGTGAGAGTACGGGCCCTGTTCAACTACAGTTCGGCCGAAGACCCCTATATTCCTTGCAAGGAAGCGGGGCTCAACTTCAAGAAAGGTGATGTTTTGCACATCGTATCACAGGATGACGCGTACTG GTGGCAAGCGCGTCGGGAGGGGGAGCGGATCATGAGAGCCGGGCTAATACCATCGAGGGCTTTGCAGGAAGGTCGGATCATCCATGAAAGGCAAACCGACCCACAGACAATGGAAG GAAAGCCGGCGCTGTGCAGCCCGACAGGCGGAGCCGGGGACTGCGCGCCTCAGACGCCGTGCTCGCCCTCGCCGACCGGCACCGCGCTGCTGCCCTGCAAGTCCGTGCCCAAAGTCAGGAAGGTCATATACGACATCACGGAGAACGATGACTTCGACCGCGAG GTGATACCGACATACGAGGAGGTGGCGCGGCTGTACCCGCGGCCGGGGCTGGTGCGGCCGCTGGTGCTGGTGGGCGCGCCGGGCGTCGGCCGCAACGAGCTCCGCCGGAGGCTCATCGCCACCGACCCCGACAAGTTCGTCACTCCCGTGCCGT ACACATCCAGACCGCCAAAGCCAAGCGAGCAGAACGGCAAAGAGTACATGTTCGTGACGCGAGAAGCCATGGAGAAGGACATCGCGGAGGGCAAGTTCATCGAGCACGGCGAGTACAAGGGCAACCTGTACGGCACCACCGCGGAGAGCGTCGAAACCATCATCAACTCAG GTCGCGTGTGCGTGCTGAGCCCGCACTGGCAGGCGCTGAAGATGCTGCGCACGGCGCGGCTGCGGCCCTACATCGTGTTCGTGCGGCCGCCGCCGCTCGAGCGCCTCGCCGCCACGCGCGCCGCGCACCACGCGCGCTCCACCTTCGACAAGGAGAGCTCCCGTGCCTTCACG GAGGAAGAGTTCGCCGACATCATCCGGTCGTCGAACCGCATCAACTTCCTGTACGGCTACATGTTCGACGAGGAGATCGTGAACGAGGAGCTGGCCGGCGCGCTCGCGCAGCTGCTGAAGGCGGCCTGGCGCGTGCAGTCCGAGCCGCTCTGGGTGCCCGCCTCCTGGGTGCAATAG